A section of the Pirellulales bacterium genome encodes:
- a CDS encoding amidohydrolase translates to MTADEAMRRIDALVSHIWVVRTFVKHSEEAEDDDELMEVVRTLYDFCLALGPAWTAQDSAEYLKLVHKKHAGLREAAAKFAELQPQVSDHTNYKMAVRSLTTAVEEIGSVLSAATVKM, encoded by the coding sequence ATGACTGCCGACGAAGCCATGCGGCGGATCGACGCGCTGGTCAGCCACATCTGGGTGGTGCGCACGTTCGTCAAGCACTCGGAAGAGGCCGAAGACGACGACGAACTGATGGAGGTCGTCCGCACGCTCTACGACTTCTGCCTGGCGTTGGGGCCGGCCTGGACCGCCCAGGACTCGGCCGAATATCTGAAGCTGGTTCATAAAAAGCATGCCGGCCTGCGGGAAGCGGCCGCCAAGTTCGCCGAGTTGCAACCGCAGGTCTCGGATCACACGAACTATAAAATGGCCGTGCGATCGCTCACGACGGCGGTCGAGGAGATCGGGAGCGTGCTGTCGGCGGCGACGGTAAAAATGTAG
- a CDS encoding PQQ-binding-like beta-propeller repeat protein: MSRPVAVCLLMWLLLPHVVFADAAGDWPSWRGPRRDARCDEKGLLGAWPEGGPKLVWQADGLGEGFSAPSVAGNLVYVMGNKDGQEWVLALDRTKQGQGVWAVPTGPVRSNGGGYPGPRATPTVDGNRVFALGLNGDLVCLDAETGNLHWRHDLVADFGGRVGGWGYCESVLVDDKWVLCTPGGDQATIVALLKTSGKPVWASAIGDTADYASIVPIQVSGTKQYVQLTHQGVVGVEAKKGALLWRYNKPANGTANCSTPVFFDDSVFAASGYGTGGGLVHLSKKRKMWEATEVYFTSEMKNHHGGMVVVEGHLYGCDDPGILRCLDFKTGKSLWQDRSCGKCSLLYADGMLYCRNEQGLVSLVRASPMGFELKGRFQQPDRSDRNAWPHPVIAGGQLYLRDQDKLFCYDLRN; encoded by the coding sequence ATGAGCCGGCCGGTCGCCGTTTGCTTGTTGATGTGGCTACTGTTGCCGCACGTTGTCTTTGCCGATGCTGCGGGCGATTGGCCGTCGTGGCGCGGGCCGCGACGCGATGCCCGTTGTGACGAAAAGGGGCTGCTCGGCGCATGGCCCGAAGGCGGGCCGAAACTGGTATGGCAGGCCGACGGTCTGGGCGAGGGCTTTTCGGCGCCCAGCGTCGCCGGCAACCTGGTCTACGTCATGGGCAACAAAGACGGGCAAGAGTGGGTGTTGGCCCTCGACCGCACGAAGCAGGGCCAAGGTGTGTGGGCGGTGCCGACCGGACCCGTGCGTAGCAACGGCGGCGGATACCCTGGCCCGCGAGCGACACCCACGGTCGACGGCAACCGCGTCTTTGCTTTGGGGCTGAACGGCGACCTAGTGTGCCTTGATGCCGAGACGGGCAACTTGCATTGGCGGCACGATCTCGTGGCCGACTTCGGTGGCCGCGTGGGAGGCTGGGGATATTGCGAATCGGTCCTGGTCGACGACAAGTGGGTGCTCTGCACACCCGGCGGCGATCAGGCCACGATCGTGGCCCTGCTCAAGACCAGCGGCAAGCCTGTCTGGGCCTCGGCCATCGGCGATACCGCCGATTACGCCTCGATCGTGCCGATTCAGGTGTCGGGCACCAAGCAGTATGTGCAGTTGACCCATCAGGGCGTGGTGGGAGTCGAAGCCAAGAAGGGCGCGTTGCTGTGGCGATACAACAAACCGGCCAATGGCACCGCCAACTGTTCGACGCCGGTCTTCTTCGACGACAGCGTTTTTGCCGCCTCCGGATATGGCACCGGGGGCGGCCTGGTACACCTCTCGAAGAAGCGAAAAATGTGGGAAGCCACCGAGGTCTACTTCACCTCCGAGATGAAGAACCATCACGGCGGAATGGTAGTGGTCGAGGGCCACCTCTACGGCTGCGACGATCCGGGAATCCTCCGCTGCCTCGATTTCAAGACGGGCAAATCGCTGTGGCAAGACCGAAGCTGCGGCAAGTGCTCCCTGCTCTATGCCGACGGCATGCTTTATTGCCGCAACGAGCAAGGGCTGGTCAGCCTGGTGCGGGCTTCGCCGATGGGCTTTGAGCTGAAGGGGCGTTTCCAGCAACCGGACCGTAGCGACCGAAACGCCTGGCCTCATCCCGTGATTGCGGGCGGGCAACTCTATCTGCGCGATCAGGACAAGTTGTTCTGCTACGACTTGCGAAACTAG
- a CDS encoding adenine phosphoribosyltransferase, with protein MKSTDALDLRQFIRTIADFPKPGILFRDITPLLADADALRETVKRLADPFRNEDIDAIAAAEARGFIFAAPLAIELGKGFVPVRKPGKLPFETRRFSYDLEYGNDSLEIHSDGLAAGARVLLVDDLLATGGTMQACCRLVEGCGAQIVGCAFVIELTGLGGAKRIAPHKTFSLLKFE; from the coding sequence ATGAAATCCACCGACGCGCTCGATCTCAGACAATTCATCCGCACGATCGCCGACTTTCCCAAGCCGGGCATTCTGTTTCGCGACATCACGCCGCTGCTGGCCGACGCCGACGCGCTGCGGGAAACGGTCAAACGGCTCGCCGATCCGTTCCGGAATGAAGACATCGACGCGATCGCCGCCGCCGAGGCCCGCGGATTCATCTTCGCGGCCCCCCTGGCGATCGAATTGGGCAAAGGCTTCGTGCCGGTGCGCAAGCCGGGCAAGCTCCCCTTCGAAACACGCCGCTTCAGCTACGATCTGGAGTATGGCAATGACAGCCTGGAGATTCACAGCGACGGCCTGGCCGCGGGCGCCCGCGTGCTGTTGGTCGACGACCTGCTGGCCACCGGCGGCACGATGCAGGCCTGCTGCCGGCTGGTCGAAGGCTGCGGCGCGCAAATCGTCGGTTGCGCTTTTGTGATCGAACTGACCGGGCTGGGCGGCGCGAAACGCATCGCTCCGCACAAGACGTTCAGCTTGCTGAAATTTGAATGA